The genomic segment TGACAGCCCACAAGTAAAATCGAAAGGAGGTGTCAAAATGCCAGTATTAGTAATACCTTATGATTCAATCTTACAACTAAGATTGGTCATTGGAACTGATCCTGAATCAAGTAAGCCTATAATTCGTACTAAGAGCTTTAACCGAGTGAAAGATACGGCTGACGAACAGGATGTATT from the Atribacterota bacterium genome contains:
- a CDS encoding DUF1659 domain-containing protein, translated to MPVLVIPYDSILQLRLVIGTDPESSKPIIRTKSFNRVKDTADEQDV